In one uncultured Desulfovibrio sp. genomic region, the following are encoded:
- a CDS encoding DUF4062 domain-containing protein — protein sequence MINIRYQIFISSTFMDLKKERLLALHALLNANYIPSGMEVFTAADEDLFEYIKRVIDICDYYLLIVCGRYGSIASDGRSYTEKEFDYARNKGIKVIALVHSDPYSLPEGMFETDPERKDKFDRFRRKVCEQCVVKMWSKPEEIPEHILAGLKYATEQYPAYGWIRNDASLLNDKITIRFTFDDIIWHESRISYRKIFTQLIDIVVKNANIEFIKTELKIFVRNELSIINSFVFDNVGYDGDFILEILNFFHKNDLIKIDGNNPRYVSITDTGRRFSSIISNC from the coding sequence ATGATTAACATAAGATATCAAATATTTATAAGCTCAACATTCATGGATTTAAAAAAAGAACGGCTACTTGCCCTTCATGCCTTGTTAAATGCAAACTACATCCCCTCAGGAATGGAAGTATTCACCGCAGCAGATGAAGACTTATTTGAATATATCAAGCGTGTTATTGACATCTGCGACTATTATCTTTTGATAGTCTGTGGCCGCTATGGATCAATTGCTAGTGATGGAAGAAGTTACACCGAAAAAGAATTTGACTATGCGCGCAATAAGGGGATCAAAGTTATTGCTTTAGTACACAGTGATCCCTATAGCTTACCAGAGGGTATGTTTGAAACCGATCCTGAACGAAAAGACAAGTTTGATCGTTTTCGTCGAAAGGTATGCGAGCAGTGTGTTGTTAAAATGTGGTCTAAGCCTGAGGAAATTCCTGAGCATATCCTTGCAGGACTTAAGTATGCAACTGAACAATACCCTGCCTACGGTTGGATAAGAAATGATGCTTCATTGTTGAATGATAAAATTACTATTCGTTTTACATTTGACGATATAATTTGGCATGAGTCCAGGATATCTTACAGAAAAATATTTACTCAATTGATAGATATTGTTGTTAAAAATGCCAACATAGAATTTATAAAGACAGAGTTAAAAATTTTTGTTCGCAATGAACTATCGATTATTAATAGTTTTGTATTTGATAATGTTGGTTATGATGGTGATTTTATTTTAGAAATCCTAAATTTTTTTCATAAAAATGATCTTATTAAAATTGATGGGAACAATCCTAGGTATGTATCAATTACAGACACAGGAAGGAGATTTTCTTCTATTATTAGCAATTGTTAA
- a CDS encoding RNA helicase, which yields MASTWVSYGELVDIIGVCLAKTLCMTRGGVSLYIPKTASPQSDLAKIVGMGAMHALSTVHGGEVIVVPNRRNKEPQKSKILEMLNAGASPREIALRLDVTQRYVEHVASCVRPKVVQASLFEV from the coding sequence ATGGCCAGTACCTGGGTAAGTTACGGCGAGTTAGTGGATATTATCGGTGTCTGCCTGGCAAAAACTTTGTGTATGACACGCGGGGGAGTGTCGTTGTATATTCCCAAGACGGCAAGCCCGCAAAGCGATCTGGCTAAAATAGTCGGCATGGGGGCCATGCATGCCCTTTCGACCGTACATGGCGGAGAAGTTATTGTGGTCCCAAATAGGCGCAATAAAGAACCGCAAAAAAGTAAAATCCTTGAAATGCTTAATGCAGGGGCAAGCCCTCGTGAGATTGCGCTGCGGCTTGACGTGACCCAGCGATACGTGGAACATGTTGCATCGTGTGTTCGCCCCAAAGTGGTGCAAGCTAGCCTGTTTGAGGTTTGA
- a CDS encoding phage protein GemA/Gp16 family protein, translating into MPVINFRTGKPLKPLESRVEAPAKERPARRKRGTEAHEARKALLAKVHIAKTQLGMTEDEYLTLLDSYYNVTSAGVLGLTELKGLVLVMQREYGFKPTKGSAKRKAARGKVIPSPLQPEAVDPLTTKPLLEKIEALLTEKGRVEGTHVPWGYAVAVLKKQSGGVTRCFEHATAEQLRGVIAALTRDARRKGRRAY; encoded by the coding sequence ATGCCGGTCATAAATTTTCGCACGGGCAAGCCCCTGAAACCTCTGGAAAGCCGAGTGGAGGCCCCCGCCAAGGAGCGCCCGGCTCGCCGCAAGCGCGGAACTGAGGCGCACGAAGCACGCAAGGCCCTGCTGGCCAAGGTGCATATTGCCAAGACGCAGCTGGGCATGACGGAAGACGAATACCTGACCCTGCTTGACTCGTATTACAATGTGACCAGCGCCGGGGTGCTGGGATTGACCGAGCTTAAGGGCCTGGTGCTGGTTATGCAGCGGGAATATGGATTCAAGCCCACAAAAGGCAGCGCCAAGCGTAAAGCGGCGCGGGGAAAGGTTATCCCATCGCCCTTGCAACCTGAGGCCGTTGACCCGCTGACAACCAAACCATTGCTTGAAAAGATTGAGGCCCTGTTGACGGAAAAGGGCCGGGTCGAGGGTACGCATGTGCCCTGGGGCTATGCTGTGGCCGTCCTAAAAAAACAGTCCGGTGGCGTAACGCGGTGCTTTGAGCACGCGACAGCGGAACAACTGCGCGGGGTTATAGCCGCGCTGACGCGCGACGCCAGAAGGAAGGGACGGAGGGCCTACTAA
- a CDS encoding HU family DNA-binding protein: MTRAELVKTFQEATQLPANQAQEYLERFGDIAAAELLGGGEVPLPGVGKLVIKKRAARKGRNPKTGEPLNIPAKKALTVNLSKDFKESFN; the protein is encoded by the coding sequence ATGACCAGAGCCGAACTTGTGAAGACGTTTCAGGAAGCCACCCAACTGCCCGCCAACCAGGCCCAGGAATACCTTGAACGCTTTGGCGACATCGCAGCGGCGGAATTGCTGGGCGGTGGCGAGGTGCCCCTGCCCGGCGTTGGCAAACTGGTGATCAAGAAGCGCGCCGCCCGCAAGGGACGCAACCCGAAGACCGGGGAGCCGTTGAATATCCCGGCCAAAAAGGCGCTGACCGTGAATTTGAGCAAGGATTTTAAGGAATCGTTCAACTAG
- a CDS encoding host-nuclease inhibitor Gam family protein — MARIKPDPHIVADRAQAEAALAEMAALDRNLSGIESEMRARIDLAKSQASQLSTPLLARRKELSDAVAVFAKLNKQELFGKSKSLDLGFGIIGFRASTKVVQMSGITPEMTLARLHQYDFADGIRVKEEINKEAALGWPDERLEIVGLRRQQANAFFIEIKKDSIPADA; from the coding sequence GTGGCCCGTATCAAGCCTGATCCTCACATTGTTGCCGACCGCGCCCAAGCGGAAGCGGCACTGGCGGAAATGGCCGCTCTGGATCGCAATCTCTCCGGCATTGAATCTGAAATGCGAGCGCGCATAGACCTTGCAAAGAGCCAGGCCAGTCAGCTTTCCACCCCGCTGCTGGCCCGAAGGAAAGAACTTTCTGATGCTGTGGCCGTTTTTGCCAAACTCAACAAGCAGGAACTGTTCGGCAAGAGCAAGAGTCTTGATCTTGGATTCGGCATCATCGGCTTTCGGGCCAGCACCAAGGTTGTGCAGATGAGCGGGATAACCCCGGAGATGACTCTGGCCCGTCTGCATCAGTATGATTTTGCCGACGGCATCCGCGTGAAAGAAGAAATCAACAAGGAAGCGGCCCTCGGCTGGCCGGATGAACGCCTGGAGATTGTGGGTTTACGACGGCAACAAGCGAACGCCTTTTTTATCGAAATCAAGAAGGACTCCATCCCTGCGGATGCGTAA
- a CDS encoding AAA family ATPase, which produces MQEATATVNLPGKAPLANVGLTFGALTGAINRPSHLPGIVVLYGPSGLGKSTAATIATVQLRAYYVQAKSSWTRKAVYQSILKSMGVDPAKTIYEMEEQVTAQLAASRRPLIVDECDHLVAKGIIEVVRDIYEGSGAAILLIGEEHLPSNLARWERIHNRVLEWVPAQYADLDDARALRDLYCAKVSVGDDLLEHIHAQSKGVARRICVNLERVQQAGLELGKKSMDLTTWGKRPLYTGEAPVREGR; this is translated from the coding sequence ATGCAGGAAGCAACCGCAACCGTCAACCTGCCCGGCAAGGCACCGCTTGCCAACGTTGGGCTTACCTTTGGCGCGCTTACTGGGGCCATCAACCGCCCCTCGCACCTGCCCGGCATTGTGGTGCTGTACGGCCCCTCAGGCCTGGGCAAGAGCACAGCGGCGACCATAGCCACCGTACAGCTGCGAGCCTACTACGTGCAGGCCAAATCAAGCTGGACGCGCAAGGCCGTGTATCAGTCCATCCTCAAGAGCATGGGCGTGGACCCGGCCAAGACCATCTATGAAATGGAAGAACAGGTCACGGCACAGCTTGCGGCCAGTCGCCGCCCGCTCATCGTGGACGAATGCGACCATCTGGTGGCCAAGGGCATTATCGAAGTTGTGCGCGATATTTACGAAGGCAGCGGCGCGGCCATTCTCCTGATCGGCGAAGAGCATCTGCCATCAAACCTTGCCCGCTGGGAGCGCATCCACAACCGTGTACTGGAATGGGTGCCCGCTCAGTATGCTGATCTGGATGATGCCCGCGCCCTGCGCGATCTCTACTGCGCCAAGGTGAGCGTGGGTGATGATCTGCTGGAACATATCCACGCGCAAAGCAAGGGCGTGGCCCGCCGCATCTGCGTCAACCTTGAACGCGTGCAGCAGGCGGGTCTTGAGCTTGGCAAAAAGTCCATGGACTTGACCACATGGGGTAAACGCCCCCTGTACACCGGCGAGGCTCCGGTGAGGGAAGGCCGTTAG
- a CDS encoding Mu transposase C-terminal domain-containing protein, with translation MKDAYTSQEIANILDRPVQSITRSARREGWQALPREGRGGGNCWIVASMPERTRLAIAARACPAACSTVNAPATPASPVSPLTLQGAAKTRAHARAAIVLAARVFTAASKMARTRALDEFVVRYNAGEIAVEPDVRAALPSLCRNSLINWERRAQNQGMASLAGNFGQHRKGAGIIDSQPQVRELVLGLIAEYPTISAELIREDIERLAREQSAIRVPSLRRVQAWLAAWKEQNPQLALYMRAPDRWRGQFMAACGSMYELITRYNQRWEYDGTPSDIMLNDGKRYAIVGVINVYSRELLLEVAETSTGQTVNNLTRRALLDWGIAEEVVTDNGKEFVGTEAQGLFLDLGIMPTILPPFRPDLKPAIERVFRSFSHHLLTLCPCYVGHNVATRQEIRERETFAKRLMDRKEPQELSMAISPEALQEFCDDWCKSVYAHRAHSGLKGKTPWQMRQEYTGEIARIEDVRALDVLLTPLATKGGWRPVGKKGIRAANGHYDNAALGPYVGQQVQVRVNTADAEHAYIFDERGKYICEAVLMHGLESDKRREMALAKRRTQKSAVSAAAKEMREAARNVDAANAGQRIMDMHKARAAEIVAAAAPAAHTETTHTTPMLDSAARAARLREGVPPRAHEAEVAAARALAVAQQSAQEERWLPESPKAQYKLCRRLQAALERGDTVPQEQAEWAKIFAGSNTYTGFAMLEQMQPIAANG, from the coding sequence ATGAAGGACGCATACACAAGTCAAGAAATTGCAAATATTCTTGATCGCCCAGTGCAGTCGATAACACGGTCCGCACGTCGCGAAGGCTGGCAAGCCCTTCCGCGCGAAGGTCGCGGCGGCGGCAACTGCTGGATCGTGGCGTCCATGCCTGAGCGCACCCGCCTTGCCATTGCGGCGCGCGCCTGCCCAGCTGCTTGCAGCACCGTAAACGCCCCAGCAACCCCTGCGTCTCCTGTCTCCCCGCTCACCCTGCAAGGCGCAGCCAAAACCCGCGCCCATGCGCGCGCCGCCATAGTGCTGGCCGCACGCGTGTTTACAGCCGCCAGTAAGATGGCCCGCACCCGCGCTCTGGACGAGTTTGTGGTGCGCTATAACGCGGGCGAAATAGCCGTGGAGCCAGACGTGCGCGCGGCCCTGCCAAGCCTCTGCCGCAATAGCCTTATCAACTGGGAGCGCCGCGCGCAGAATCAGGGCATGGCCTCGCTGGCGGGAAACTTCGGGCAGCATCGCAAGGGCGCAGGCATCATAGACAGTCAACCACAGGTGCGTGAGCTGGTACTGGGACTGATCGCCGAATATCCCACCATCAGCGCCGAGCTGATCCGCGAGGACATCGAGCGCCTGGCCAGAGAACAGTCTGCCATACGTGTGCCCTCATTGCGCCGCGTGCAAGCCTGGCTTGCAGCCTGGAAGGAACAGAACCCACAGCTTGCCCTGTATATGCGTGCGCCGGATAGATGGCGCGGCCAGTTTATGGCGGCCTGCGGCAGCATGTACGAGTTGATCACCCGGTACAATCAGCGGTGGGAGTATGACGGCACGCCCTCGGACATCATGCTGAACGACGGTAAACGGTACGCCATCGTGGGTGTGATCAATGTTTACAGCCGTGAGCTGCTGCTGGAAGTGGCAGAGACCTCGACGGGGCAGACTGTAAACAACCTGACACGCCGTGCCTTGCTGGATTGGGGCATAGCCGAGGAAGTTGTTACCGACAACGGCAAAGAATTTGTGGGCACTGAGGCCCAAGGACTGTTTTTGGACCTTGGCATTATGCCCACCATCCTGCCGCCGTTTCGGCCAGACCTCAAACCTGCCATTGAACGTGTGTTCCGCAGCTTTTCGCACCATTTGCTGACCCTGTGCCCCTGCTATGTGGGCCATAACGTGGCAACCCGGCAAGAAATCCGCGAGCGGGAAACGTTTGCAAAGCGCCTGATGGACCGCAAAGAGCCACAGGAACTTAGCATGGCCATAAGCCCCGAAGCCTTGCAGGAATTTTGCGACGACTGGTGCAAGAGCGTTTACGCGCACCGCGCCCACAGCGGGTTGAAAGGTAAAACGCCCTGGCAGATGCGGCAGGAATACACCGGGGAGATTGCCCGTATTGAAGATGTACGCGCTCTGGACGTGCTGCTGACGCCGCTGGCCACCAAGGGCGGCTGGCGTCCGGTGGGCAAAAAAGGCATCCGCGCCGCGAACGGGCACTATGACAACGCGGCCCTTGGCCCCTACGTTGGCCAGCAGGTGCAAGTGCGCGTGAACACGGCGGATGCCGAGCACGCCTACATATTTGACGAGCGCGGAAAATACATTTGCGAGGCGGTGCTTATGCACGGGCTGGAGAGCGACAAACGGCGCGAGATGGCCCTGGCCAAGCGGCGCACGCAAAAATCCGCCGTCAGCGCCGCAGCCAAAGAAATGCGCGAAGCCGCCCGCAACGTGGACGCGGCAAATGCTGGGCAGCGCATCATGGACATGCACAAGGCCCGCGCCGCAGAAATCGTCGCGGCAGCCGCGCCTGCCGCGCACACGGAAACCACGCACACCACGCCCATGCTGGACAGTGCAGCACGCGCAGCGCGCCTGCGCGAAGGTGTGCCCCCCCGTGCGCATGAGGCCGAAGTGGCCGCAGCCCGTGCCCTGGCAGTGGCGCAGCAGAGCGCCCAGGAAGAGCGCTGGTTGCCTGAAAGCCCCAAGGCCCAATACAAACTGTGCCGCCGTTTACAGGCAGCACTGGAACGTGGGGACACGGTACCCCAGGAGCAAGCCGAATGGGCGAAAATTTTCGCAGGCAGCAATACTTATACGGGCTTTGCCATGCTTGAGCAGATGCAGCCCATTGCCGCCAACGGATAG
- a CDS encoding S24 family peptidase: MNTAERLKKIRGDMTQAEFAKLIDIHKNSLGRYERGESEPDIGVCSKICSVFGVSPDWLILGSGPMKKDAQQEAEDDSDLIMIPMANAVLSAGSGSLETDGDSERSYAFRRDFIARKGKAKNMVLMRVSGDSMEPEIMDGDVVLLDQSKLKVIPGRIFAVGFEDSIYLKRIDMLPGQAILKSINPAYPPVTLDLRGQNGDKLRLIGQVLWVCREYR, from the coding sequence TTGAACACCGCAGAACGACTTAAAAAAATTCGTGGAGACATGACTCAGGCTGAATTTGCAAAGCTAATCGACATCCACAAAAATTCACTTGGAAGATACGAGCGTGGAGAGTCTGAACCCGATATTGGTGTATGTTCAAAGATTTGTTCCGTTTTTGGTGTTTCCCCGGATTGGCTTATCTTGGGCTCAGGCCCAATGAAAAAAGATGCACAGCAAGAAGCTGAGGACGACAGCGACTTGATCATGATTCCAATGGCCAACGCAGTGCTTTCAGCAGGCTCAGGAAGTCTTGAAACGGATGGGGACAGCGAACGCTCATATGCCTTCCGGCGTGACTTCATAGCGCGCAAGGGCAAGGCCAAGAACATGGTGCTCATGCGCGTTTCCGGCGATAGTATGGAGCCGGAAATCATGGATGGCGACGTTGTCTTGCTAGATCAGAGTAAGCTCAAGGTTATTCCGGGCAGAATTTTTGCGGTAGGATTTGAAGATTCAATTTATCTCAAGCGGATTGATATGTTGCCGGGGCAGGCCATTCTCAAATCGATCAATCCGGCATACCCGCCTGTTACCCTTGATCTACGCGGCCAGAATGGTGACAAGCTGCGCCTGATCGGCCAGGTGCTTTGGGTCTGTCGCGAATACAGATAA
- a CDS encoding flavin reductase family protein, giving the protein MPRINIGAKPYVMPMPVLILSSYDEDEKPCAMLAVWGGISNETEISITVASQRHTLKGILTRGSFVVSMADVENKIACDYLGIATGNKVEDKFDKSGFHTTKSGFVDAPIINELPFSVECRLKSYDEKNWRLVGEIVNVSLDERIIGEGGKVSFKKFHPLAFDWMNKIYLSIGDKVGDAYRDGLALR; this is encoded by the coding sequence ATGCCAAGAATAAATATTGGGGCCAAACCATATGTTATGCCAATGCCAGTGCTAATACTTTCATCGTATGATGAAGATGAGAAGCCTTGTGCCATGCTAGCGGTTTGGGGTGGCATCAGTAATGAGACAGAGATTTCCATAACAGTTGCATCACAGCGACATACTTTAAAGGGGATTCTTACCAGAGGTTCTTTTGTTGTCAGCATGGCTGATGTAGAAAATAAAATAGCCTGTGATTATCTTGGGATAGCAACAGGGAATAAGGTCGAAGATAAATTTGATAAATCTGGATTCCACACGACAAAATCTGGGTTCGTTGATGCCCCTATCATTAATGAACTGCCATTTTCCGTTGAATGCAGACTAAAAAGTTATGATGAAAAAAATTGGAGGCTTGTTGGAGAGATTGTAAACGTTAGCCTTGATGAACGAATTATTGGAGAAGGTGGAAAAGTATCATTTAAAAAATTTCATCCACTTGCTTTTGATTGGATGAATAAAATATATCTTTCAATTGGAGATAAAGTTGGTGATGCATACCGTGATGGTCTTGCATTGAGGTAA
- a CDS encoding chaperone protein, with translation MAQNTRVDDYTTCPACQGKGKDDAGTKCFECNGTGKKQHACTVPEGPEHEGVCD, from the coding sequence ATGGCCCAGAATACGAGAGTTGATGACTACACCACCTGCCCGGCTTGTCAGGGCAAGGGAAAAGACGATGCTGGAACGAAATGTTTTGAGTGCAACGGAACAGGCAAAAAGCAACACGCCTGCACTGTTCCCGAAGGCCCCGAACATGAAGGCGTTTGCGACTAG
- a CDS encoding FmdE family protein: protein MEDIKPYLEKAEQYHGHICSGQILGIRMTLMALKALGMSPHDDMRDLVIFLETDRCVADASYVVTGVTVGRRRVKMYSYGKTAMSFLDLKTGKAVRVSVITSDRPPHHADKTAQLAFWEGYADNDIFSCQPVSIAMPEGELPGPPARIATCCVCGEDVLDCKEIVQDGKTYCRACLNGAYYSPLGCSHA from the coding sequence ATGGAAGATATAAAACCCTATCTTGAAAAGGCCGAACAGTATCACGGGCACATTTGCAGCGGGCAGATTCTGGGCATCCGCATGACCCTGATGGCGCTAAAAGCATTAGGCATGTCGCCGCACGACGATATGCGCGATCTGGTTATCTTTCTGGAGACTGACCGCTGCGTTGCAGATGCTTCCTACGTGGTTACTGGTGTGACCGTGGGCCGCAGGCGGGTCAAGATGTACAGCTACGGCAAAACAGCCATGTCCTTTCTGGATCTGAAAACTGGCAAGGCCGTGCGCGTCAGCGTCATCACCTCCGACAGACCGCCCCACCATGCGGACAAAACCGCCCAGCTCGCTTTTTGGGAAGGCTACGCCGACAACGACATTTTTTCCTGCCAGCCTGTGAGCATCGCCATGCCCGAGGGCGAATTGCCCGGCCCGCCCGCGCGCATTGCGACCTGTTGTGTCTGCGGCGAAGACGTGCTGGATTGCAAGGAAATTGTGCAGGATGGCAAAACATACTGCCGGGCATGCCTCAATGGCGCATATTACAGCCCGCTTGGGTGCAGCCATGCATAA
- a CDS encoding DUF364 domain-containing protein, translated as MHNRWHLYDELIDSVPSKELVKSFVYGDHWLMVESDAGGVGMAQHFPTMPGVQDPSLSSYEIVGQPLRKVAKRLKSWDFNQASIGLAALNAANNTLALRPESPIQPGINRMPGDAFKFFLAEATGKKVAVIGHFPGLHMLRQHCDMCILERNPQPGDLPDAAAEYILPEQDIVFVTGTTFINKTITRLLELTRKAKVFMVGPSTPMHPLLFRHGFASLSGLVVENAAGVARALKDNNCEAIFASGGLKVNLLPGGAQ; from the coding sequence ATGCATAACCGTTGGCATTTGTATGACGAACTGATTGATTCCGTTCCGTCAAAGGAGCTGGTTAAATCCTTTGTTTACGGCGATCACTGGCTGATGGTGGAATCAGACGCCGGGGGCGTGGGCATGGCCCAGCATTTCCCGACCATGCCGGGCGTGCAGGATCCCTCGCTCTCCTCATATGAAATTGTCGGCCAGCCCTTGCGCAAGGTGGCCAAACGCCTAAAATCGTGGGATTTCAATCAGGCCTCCATCGGCCTTGCGGCCCTTAATGCAGCCAACAACACTCTGGCCCTGCGGCCAGAAAGCCCCATCCAGCCCGGCATAAACCGCATGCCCGGAGATGCCTTCAAATTTTTTCTTGCAGAGGCTACAGGTAAAAAAGTTGCGGTGATCGGGCATTTCCCCGGTTTGCACATGCTGCGCCAGCACTGCGACATGTGTATTCTTGAGCGCAATCCACAGCCCGGCGACCTGCCCGACGCCGCAGCGGAATATATTCTGCCGGAGCAGGATATTGTTTTTGTCACAGGCACAACATTCATCAACAAAACCATCACCCGCCTGCTGGAACTGACCCGGAAGGCCAAGGTTTTCATGGTCGGGCCAAGTACGCCCATGCATCCCCTGCTGTTCCGGCACGGCTTTGCTTCGCTTTCCGGCCTGGTGGTGGAAAATGCCGCTGGCGTGGCCCGCGCCCTTAAAGACAACAACTGCGAGGCCATTTTTGCCAGCGGGGGCCTCAAGGTAAATTTGCTGCCCGGCGGTGCCCAGTGA
- a CDS encoding class I SAM-dependent methyltransferase — protein MNIESFEKLWVDYRPDRKDALDFWNKRAPSFNKRIRRKTADEHRQRLMEHLARKAGLDRNSAVLDIGCGPGAQSLEMAPLVGRVEGFDLAPSMIDLAKTNAVEDNCPNACFRVLDWQAADIDSMGWRKQFDLVLASRTPAINNRATLEKMIAASSRACCMITHVEMRHSIRDQLKNMLDWDEQKARIARSFFCAFNMLFLMGFYPEVEYFDRAWESETTFEDAELMHLNYFSSMMTISDSLKAEMRKKLASLCRDGIIQEKVESKLAVMFWKI, from the coding sequence GTGAATATTGAATCTTTTGAGAAGCTTTGGGTCGATTATCGGCCCGACCGCAAGGATGCGCTGGATTTCTGGAACAAGCGCGCCCCCTCGTTCAACAAGCGCATCCGCCGCAAAACTGCGGACGAACACCGACAGCGCCTGATGGAGCACCTTGCGCGCAAGGCTGGCCTTGACCGCAACAGCGCGGTGCTGGATATCGGCTGCGGCCCCGGCGCGCAAAGCCTTGAAATGGCCCCGCTGGTGGGCCGGGTGGAGGGCTTCGACCTTGCGCCCAGCATGATTGATCTGGCAAAGACCAATGCCGTTGAAGACAATTGCCCCAACGCCTGCTTCCGCGTTCTGGACTGGCAGGCGGCAGACATCGACAGCATGGGTTGGCGCAAACAATTCGATCTGGTTCTGGCATCGCGCACGCCAGCCATCAACAACCGCGCAACGCTGGAAAAGATGATTGCCGCCTCCAGCCGCGCCTGCTGCATGATCACGCATGTGGAAATGCGCCATTCCATTAGGGATCAGCTCAAGAACATGCTCGACTGGGACGAACAGAAGGCCCGCATTGCCCGCAGTTTCTTCTGTGCATTCAACATGCTGTTTCTGATGGGTTTTTATCCTGAAGTGGAATACTTTGACCGCGCGTGGGAAAGCGAAACGACCTTTGAGGATGCGGAACTGATGCATCTCAATTATTTCAGCAGCATGATGACAATTTCTGACAGCCTGAAAGCCGAAATGCGCAAAAAGCTGGCAAGCCTCTGCCGCGACGGGATTATTCAGGAAAAGGTGGAATCAAAGCTGGCCGTCATGTTCTGGAAAATATAG
- a CDS encoding energy transducer TonB has product MSMEPAADRQIFAAPYLEEPPVKPHTKGPWFFAASFAAHLVVLGMIWFLGSLLQPAGNGDFDGVVITLTYGEPGSGSAGEPAGAGGGSAQTEQDAASQVDVAAPAAEAVAAQKETSPAPQQQEKSVEPIVADSQSPLAIPRLAEKAAAKKTADASPKEKPYPAKVEKITKATPRKEQNVQHREQADNNTTAKVADLKPSATAVGASSGAESGAGSGASQSKLQGQGMSLAEGSGQGRGSGSSGQGNGAASEGQGDAGGYLKGNYEYIKKRIRKYLEYSPQAKRMGIQGLVYVAFTITRDGSAQNVELRTSSGFDSLDESALEAVHRASPFAPPPQAARVVVPIQFSLK; this is encoded by the coding sequence ATGAGTATGGAACCCGCAGCCGACAGGCAGATTTTTGCCGCTCCCTATCTTGAGGAACCGCCCGTAAAGCCGCATACCAAAGGCCCGTGGTTTTTTGCGGCCTCATTTGCGGCGCATCTTGTCGTGCTGGGGATGATATGGTTTTTGGGCAGTCTGTTGCAGCCAGCGGGCAATGGCGATTTTGACGGGGTGGTGATTACCCTGACTTACGGCGAGCCCGGTTCAGGCTCCGCCGGAGAACCCGCCGGAGCTGGCGGCGGCAGCGCCCAGACGGAACAGGATGCAGCATCGCAGGTGGATGTGGCGGCACCTGCCGCAGAGGCGGTAGCCGCTCAAAAAGAAACAAGCCCAGCCCCCCAACAGCAGGAAAAATCTGTCGAACCCATCGTGGCGGATTCCCAATCTCCCCTTGCCATACCCCGGCTTGCCGAAAAAGCGGCGGCAAAAAAAACAGCCGATGCGTCACCCAAGGAAAAACCGTACCCCGCCAAGGTCGAAAAAATTACAAAAGCCACGCCCCGCAAGGAACAGAATGTTCAGCACCGGGAACAGGCGGACAACAATACGACAGCCAAAGTCGCCGACCTGAAACCGTCTGCCACTGCTGTTGGCGCAAGTTCTGGCGCAGAGTCGGGCGCTGGCAGCGGCGCAAGCCAGAGCAAACTGCAAGGGCAGGGCATGTCGCTGGCAGAGGGATCAGGGCAGGGGCGCGGCAGCGGCAGCAGCGGTCAGGGCAACGGGGCCGCCAGTGAAGGGCAGGGTGATGCCGGGGGCTACCTTAAGGGCAATTACGAATACATCAAAAAGCGCATCCGCAAATACCTGGAATACAGCCCGCAAGCCAAGCGCATGGGCATTCAGGGGCTTGTGTATGTGGCCTTTACCATCACCAGGGACGGCTCGGCGCAAAATGTGGAGCTGCGCACCAGCAGCGGTTTTGATTCGCTGGACGAATCGGCGCTGGAAGCCGTGCACCGGGCATCCCCCTTTGCGCCCCCGCCGCAGGCCGCCCGCGTGGTTGTTCCCATTCAGTTCAGCCTCAAATAG